One window of Neisseria subflava genomic DNA carries:
- a CDS encoding LysR family transcriptional regulator, translating into MQNFNELNYFLTLAQTQSFVKAGQLLGISSSALSHSMKNLETRLNLRLFNRTTRNVSLTEAGQQLFDQLSPLYQAINQEVDALNDFLNTPSGLIRINAPAMAAEAVLYPKLKPILNQYPKIRLEIVVDDRWADIVKEGFDMGVRLGNKVAKEMIAVPISAPLKMVLVASPDYLAQHGSPKNIDDLQQHRLIGIKLSAEHGTEIQWEFKYKKELITFTPKSQFSINNHLRLQAVSDGLGIAWIAHMSVADALNSGHLVELLPEYAMTYEPLYLYYPSRRGHSNVFKLIVDTLRVEVV; encoded by the coding sequence ATGCAGAACTTTAACGAGCTGAATTATTTTTTAACACTGGCGCAAACACAGAGTTTTGTAAAAGCGGGACAGCTTTTGGGGATTTCTTCTTCGGCGTTGAGCCACAGCATGAAAAATTTAGAAACGCGGCTAAATTTGCGCCTGTTCAACCGCACTACGCGCAATGTGTCGCTGACCGAAGCGGGGCAGCAGCTTTTCGACCAACTTTCCCCACTTTATCAAGCCATAAACCAAGAAGTCGATGCATTAAATGATTTTTTGAATACGCCATCGGGATTGATTCGCATCAACGCCCCGGCGATGGCAGCGGAAGCCGTGTTGTATCCAAAATTAAAGCCGATTTTGAACCAATACCCGAAAATCCGCTTGGAAATCGTGGTGGACGATCGTTGGGCAGATATTGTGAAAGAAGGATTTGATATGGGCGTTCGGTTAGGTAACAAGGTAGCGAAAGAGATGATTGCGGTGCCAATTTCCGCACCGCTCAAAATGGTATTGGTTGCCTCGCCCGATTATTTGGCGCAACACGGTTCACCGAAAAATATTGATGATCTGCAGCAACACCGCCTTATCGGCATAAAACTCTCCGCTGAACACGGCACGGAGATACAGTGGGAATTCAAATACAAAAAAGAGCTGATTACGTTCACGCCAAAATCGCAGTTTTCCATCAACAATCATCTGCGTCTGCAAGCCGTTTCAGACGGCCTTGGCATTGCGTGGATAGCACATATGAGCGTAGCGGATGCACTCAATTCGGGGCACCTGGTCGAGCTGTTGCCTGAGTATGCTATGACTTACGAACCGCTTTACCTCTATTACCCCAGCCGCCGCGGGCATTCGAATGTATTTAAGTTGATTGTGGATACGCTGCGGGTGGAGGTCGTCTGA